Proteins encoded together in one Porites lutea chromosome 2, jaPorLute2.1, whole genome shotgun sequence window:
- the LOC140928791 gene encoding uncharacterized protein: MAEKSSGKRIRQAGLFECGIVKKSRVLHETDNGNAISNVESTGNAKETEVTNKTDEQTICDLTTDTGSTVTTSTLRGPGDKTSLRVNETAADAAGSRGPSKANPVPADEFKKLLIQCFPADAKVHSFYSCQADKCVTLSKEDQQRMKGKDRFQHQWISDNSLSYCEKTGYHWLLFQEGKGMFCIICRKHDTINPQNKSKKFNTEPSVRFKRKTVEEHASHQQHLAAVEAELLSRVSVFQHQVSYREQVRESVYYNAFLSLYWVAKEELANCKFVRLLLLVEDLGVTDLKLFQHRSSGSVREMFLLLGKVIKEHVCKRARLSNCFGLLCDEVCDISCKEQLVTFLKFVDPDTGKATTEFLAIDDVLQHSTSANAEAIKTVLIRQLNESQVELKKTHQSFIGWCKRYDW, translated from the exons ATGGCGGAGAAGTCTTCGGGGAAGCGCATTCGCCAAGCCGGGCTTTTTGAGTGCGGCATTGTCAAGAAATCTCGTGTGTTACATGAAACAG ATAATGGCAATGCGATTAGCAACGTGGAAAGCACTGGAAACGCCAAGGAAACTGAAGTAACAAATAAAACAG ATGAACAAACCATATGCGATCTCACTACGGACACTGGAAGTACAGTTACAACGTCTACGTTACGTGGCCCAGGTGACAAAACTTCTTTGAGAGTGAATGAAACAGCAGCTGATGCAGCAGGTAGCAGAGGGCCATCCAAAGCAAATCCAGTTCCGGCAGAtgaatttaaaaagcttttaattCAATGTTTCCCTGCTGATGCTAAAGTCCACAGCTTTTACAGCTGCCAAGCAGACAAATGTGTTACTTTGAGTAAAGAAGATCAACAGCGAATGAAAGGAAAAGATCGCTTCCAGCATCAGTGGATCTCCGACAATTCCCTTTCCTACTGTGAAAAAACCGGCTATCATTGGCTCCTCTTTCAAGAAGGAAAAGGAATGTTCTGCATCATATGCCGAAAACATGACACTATCAATCCACAAAACAAAAGTAAGAAGTTCAACACGGAACCTTCCGTAAGATTTAAACGGAAAACGGTTGAAGAGCATGCAAGCCACCAGCAGCATTTAGCAGCCGTGGAGGCTGAGCTTCTGAGCAGGGTATCGGTGTTTCAGCATCAGGTCAGCTACAGGGAGCAAGTCAGAGAAAGTGTTTATTACAATGCCTTCCTCAGTCTCTACTGGGTAGCAAAGGAAGAACTTGCAAACTGTAAGTTTGTACGTCTGCTGCTGTTAGTAGAGGACCTGGGAGTAACAGATTTAAAGTTATTTCAGCATCGTTCCAGTGGTTCGGTCAGAGAGATGTTTCTCTTGTTGGGGAAAGTGATCAAAGAACATGTCTGTAAGAGGGCACGACTGTCCAACTGCTTCGGTTTACTTTGTGACGAAGTTTGTGACATTTCATGCAAGGAACAACTCGtaacttttctgaaatttgttGACCCTGATACTGGGAAAGCTACTACAGAGTTTCTTGCAATAGATGACGTTTTGCAACATTCTACGTCTGCTAATGCTGAAGCCATTAAGACCGTTTTAATCAGGCAACTTAACGAATCACAAgtggagttaaaaaaaactcaCCAGTCTTTCATCGGATGGTGCAAGCGTTATGACTGGTAA